From the genome of Sphingomonas sp. HMP6, one region includes:
- a CDS encoding response regulator, whose translation MSKLILTVDDSASMRMLLKTSLTAQGFRIESANDGVHGLERMHDVKPDLLITDINMPKMDGFELIEAVRAVAHFRGTPILVLSTEFSDEKKTRARSAGATGWITKPFDAEKLGAAIRRVCP comes from the coding sequence GCATGCGAATGCTGCTTAAGACCTCGCTCACCGCACAAGGCTTTCGCATCGAGAGCGCCAATGACGGCGTTCACGGTCTGGAACGGATGCACGACGTCAAACCCGATCTTTTGATTACCGACATCAACATGCCCAAGATGGACGGGTTCGAGTTGATCGAAGCCGTCCGCGCCGTCGCGCACTTTCGCGGCACGCCGATCCTGGTGCTGTCGACCGAATTCTCCGACGAAAAGAAGACCCGCGCCCGTTCGGCCGGGGCGACCGGCTGGATCACCAAGCCGTTCGACGCCGAAAAGCTGGGGGCGGCGATCCGTCGCGTCTGCCCGTGA